From one Maritimibacter sp. DP1N21-5 genomic stretch:
- the rimO gene encoding 30S ribosomal protein S12 methylthiotransferase RimO, which yields MSQNSINPPDLRPDLARAVVREDARPGQPKIGMVSLGCPKALVDSERILTRLRAEGYAISPDYSGADAVIVNTCGFLDSAKAESLDAIGEALSENGRVIVTGCLGAEPEFITGAHPSVLAVTGPHQYEQVLDAVHRAVPPDPDPFVDLLPARGVSLTPRHYSYLKISEGCNHACKFCIIPDMRGKLQSRPAHAIVREAEKLVEAGVKELLVISQDTSAYGLDLRYAEERGHRAHITDLARDLGSLGAWVRLHYVYPYPHVRELIPLMAEGLVLPYLDIPFQHADPRVLRRMARPAAAARTLDEIAAWRSVCPDITLRSTFIVGYPGETEEEFQVLLDWLDEAQLDRVGCFRYENVAGARSNALPDHVPDEVKDERWHRFMEKAQAISEAKLAAKVGRTMQVIVDEIDEEAATCRTMADAPEIDGNLFIDKGFENLAPGDMVTVEVDEASEYDLWGRTVSS from the coding sequence ATGTCGCAAAACTCGATCAACCCGCCCGATCTTCGCCCCGACCTCGCACGTGCCGTGGTCCGCGAAGATGCACGTCCCGGACAGCCGAAAATCGGCATGGTCAGCCTTGGCTGCCCGAAGGCTCTGGTGGACAGCGAGCGGATCCTCACGCGGCTGCGCGCCGAAGGTTATGCCATTTCGCCGGACTATTCGGGCGCGGATGCAGTGATCGTGAACACCTGCGGGTTTCTGGACAGCGCCAAGGCCGAGAGCCTCGACGCTATCGGCGAGGCGCTCAGTGAGAACGGACGCGTGATCGTGACCGGCTGTCTTGGCGCGGAGCCGGAGTTCATCACCGGCGCGCACCCCTCCGTGCTCGCCGTCACCGGGCCGCACCAGTACGAGCAGGTGCTCGATGCCGTGCACAGGGCGGTGCCGCCTGACCCCGATCCCTTTGTCGACCTTCTGCCCGCGCGTGGCGTGAGCCTCACCCCGCGGCACTACAGCTATCTGAAGATTTCCGAGGGCTGCAATCACGCCTGCAAGTTCTGCATCATCCCGGACATGCGCGGCAAACTGCAATCGCGCCCGGCCCATGCGATCGTGCGCGAGGCCGAGAAACTGGTCGAGGCGGGCGTCAAGGAACTGCTCGTCATCTCGCAGGACACCAGCGCTTACGGGCTCGACCTGCGCTATGCCGAGGAACGCGGACACCGGGCGCATATCACCGACCTCGCCCGCGATCTTGGCTCGCTCGGCGCCTGGGTGCGGCTTCATTACGTCTACCCCTACCCCCATGTGCGCGAGCTGATCCCGCTGATGGCCGAGGGGCTGGTGTTGCCCTATCTCGACATTCCCTTCCAGCACGCCGATCCCCGCGTGCTGCGCCGGATGGCGCGGCCCGCCGCGGCGGCCAGAACGCTGGACGAGATCGCCGCCTGGCGTTCGGTCTGCCCGGACATCACACTGCGCTCCACCTTCATCGTGGGCTATCCCGGCGAGACGGAGGAGGAGTTCCAGGTTCTGCTTGACTGGCTTGACGAGGCGCAATTGGATCGGGTCGGGTGTTTCCGCTACGAAAACGTGGCCGGGGCGCGCTCCAATGCGCTGCCCGACCACGTCCCCGACGAGGTCAAGGACGAGCGTTGGCACCGGTTCATGGAAAAGGCGCAGGCCATATCCGAGGCCAAGCTCGCCGCCAAGGTAGGCCGGACGATGCAGGTCATCGTGGACGAGATCGACGAAGAGGCCGCCACCTGCCGCACGATGGCCGATGCGCCCGAGATCGACGGGAACCTCTTCATCGACAAAGGGTTCGAGAACCTCGCGCCCGGCGACATGGTCACGGTGGAGGTGGACGAGGCCAGCGAATACGACCTCTGGGGTCGGACCGTTTCGTCCTGA
- a CDS encoding glyoxalase superfamily protein, whose protein sequence is MTGPACPILRSFDEDQARDFYIRYLGFEVSFEHRFEADLPLYMGLKRGDCLLHISEHHGDASPGSSVRIEVPDIEAFHAEITERGHPRLRPGITSMPWAREVQVTDPFGNRLIFWQSVDET, encoded by the coding sequence ATGACCGGTCCCGCCTGCCCGATCCTGCGGTCTTTTGACGAGGATCAGGCACGGGATTTCTACATCCGTTACCTGGGCTTCGAGGTCTCTTTCGAACACCGGTTCGAGGCTGACCTGCCGCTCTACATGGGGCTGAAGCGGGGCGACTGCCTGCTCCATATTTCCGAGCACCACGGCGACGCCTCGCCCGGGTCTTCGGTGCGCATCGAAGTGCCCGATATCGAGGCCTTCCATGCCGAGATCACCGAGCGCGGCCATCCCCGGTTGCGTCCCGGCATCACCTCGATGCCCTGGGCGCGCGAAGTGCAGGTGACCGACCCCTTCGGCAACCGGCTCATCTTCTGGCAATCGGTCGACGAAACCTGA
- a CDS encoding GcrA family cell cycle regulator, with protein MSWTDERVETLKKMWSEGQSASQIAKELGGVTRNAVIGKVHRLGLSNRAGGAPATTPAAKPAAKEKPAAEAPKAAPAKRPAPAKPAEPEANEPAAAAPAPKPVAPMRKAIIPAGQPLPPQPSANEISPEALETVRKVEQTAKRISLLELTERTCKWPVGDPATEDFWFCGLPAQQGKPYCEAHVGVAFQPMSSRRDRKR; from the coding sequence ATGTCCTGGACCGACGAACGTGTCGAAACACTGAAGAAGATGTGGTCGGAGGGTCAATCCGCCAGCCAGATCGCCAAGGAGCTTGGCGGTGTCACCCGCAATGCGGTGATCGGCAAGGTGCACCGTCTGGGTCTGTCCAACCGTGCTGGTGGCGCTCCCGCCACCACCCCGGCCGCGAAGCCCGCCGCCAAGGAAAAGCCGGCGGCCGAGGCGCCCAAGGCGGCGCCCGCGAAACGCCCGGCTCCGGCCAAGCCGGCAGAGCCCGAGGCGAACGAACCCGCCGCAGCCGCGCCCGCGCCGAAACCCGTGGCGCCGATGCGCAAGGCGATCATACCCGCCGGCCAACCGCTCCCGCCGCAGCCGAGCGCGAACGAGATCAGCCCCGAAGCCCTTGAAACCGTGCGCAAGGTCGAACAGACCGCCAAGCGGATCAGCCTTCTGGAACTGACCGAACGCACCTGCAAATGGCCGGTGGGCGACCCTGCGACCGAAGACTTCTGGTTCTGTGGCCTGCCCGCGCAACAGGGCAAACCCTATTGCGAAGCCCATGTCGGCGTCGCGTTCCAGCCCATGTCCTCCCGCCGCGACCGCAAACGCTGA